The Helicobacter mustelae genome has a segment encoding these proteins:
- a CDS encoding carbonic anhydrase, whose translation MKELFDGAVKFQEDDFMQYKELYKSLEKHQDPHTLFLTCVDSRVVPNLITNTLPGDLFVIRNMGNIVPPYHEGSHRREGYLSTTSAIEYALNVLDIKNIIICGHSDCGACAAIYEGEEMLKRAPYVKKWVELLEPVKKKVLAFHPKSRIKRMWLTEQINIEQQLENLMTYPFVEEKFDRGELRIYGWYYMIATGEIFNYNMITREFKAINKEKK comes from the coding sequence ATGAAGGAATTATTTGATGGAGCAGTAAAGTTTCAAGAAGATGATTTTATGCAATACAAAGAGTTGTATAAAAGTCTAGAAAAGCATCAAGACCCTCATACTCTATTTCTGACTTGTGTGGATTCTAGGGTGGTGCCAAACTTGATTACCAACACATTGCCTGGAGATTTATTTGTGATTCGCAATATGGGAAACATCGTGCCCCCATATCATGAAGGTTCCCATAGGAGAGAGGGATATCTTTCTACCACTTCTGCTATAGAATATGCGCTCAATGTATTAGATATCAAAAATATCATTATTTGCGGGCATAGCGATTGCGGGGCTTGTGCTGCGATCTATGAGGGGGAGGAAATGCTAAAGAGGGCTCCCTATGTCAAGAAATGGGTGGAGCTGCTTGAGCCAGTCAAAAAAAAGGTGCTCGCCTTCCATCCCAAAAGCAGAATCAAGCGCATGTGGCTTACGGAACAGATTAACATAGAGCAGCAATTAGAAAATCTCATGACCTATCCTTTCGTAGAAGAGAAATTTGATCGTGGGGAGCTGCGCATTTATGGTTGGTATTATATGATTGCTACAGGGGAAATTTTTAATTATAATATGATTACGAGGGAATTTAAAGCCATCAACAAGGAAAAGAAGTGA
- a CDS encoding pyridoxal-phosphate-dependent aminotransferase family protein, with the protein MKEKTFLMIPGPTPVPQSVLQASARHPIGHRSPEFSQILREVFLDLKEIFQTKNPVFVYAASGTGAMCGALENVLNPGDRVLCLVIGNFGERWVKIAKSRGAMVEVLQADPGEVIHPKDLESMLQKFPDTKAVTLTHSETSTGAANDVKSLCAIIQKSGALAIVDGITSLCAMPCKMDEWGIDILVSGSQKGFMLPPGLAFLSASKKAMEAREKCLYPSFYFDFLAHQKALEKNTTPYTPAVNLVFGLHEALKLLKEEGIEKINARHKRFALSLRQAIRAMGLELFVKEDKNASFAITSILPPSGIDVPSIRRVLKEDFDVLVANGQNALENKIFRIGTLGYVCERDLISAVAALEATLYKLGHSFALGSGVKTLIQNLKNT; encoded by the coding sequence ATGAAAGAAAAAACCTTTTTGATGATCCCTGGGCCCACCCCCGTACCTCAAAGCGTATTGCAAGCCAGCGCAAGGCACCCCATCGGGCATAGAAGCCCAGAATTTTCCCAGATCCTACGGGAAGTATTTTTGGATCTTAAAGAGATTTTTCAGACCAAAAATCCTGTATTTGTCTATGCTGCTAGCGGCACAGGAGCGATGTGTGGGGCATTAGAGAATGTCCTCAACCCAGGGGATAGAGTGCTGTGCCTAGTGATTGGAAATTTTGGTGAGCGCTGGGTCAAAATTGCCAAAAGTCGCGGTGCTATGGTGGAAGTCTTGCAAGCAGATCCAGGAGAGGTAATTCACCCAAAAGATCTTGAATCCATGCTCCAAAAATTCCCCGACACAAAGGCTGTGACCCTCACACATAGCGAGACCTCCACAGGTGCTGCCAATGATGTAAAAAGCCTATGTGCAATCATCCAAAAATCTGGCGCACTTGCCATTGTTGATGGGATTACAAGCCTGTGTGCCATGCCCTGCAAAATGGATGAATGGGGTATTGACATCCTTGTCTCTGGATCACAAAAGGGCTTCATGCTCCCCCCAGGACTTGCATTTCTCTCTGCAAGCAAAAAAGCCATGGAGGCCAGAGAAAAATGCCTCTATCCTAGCTTTTATTTTGATTTTTTGGCTCATCAAAAAGCCCTAGAAAAAAACACCACCCCCTACACCCCAGCAGTCAATCTTGTTTTTGGTTTGCATGAAGCACTCAAACTCCTCAAAGAAGAAGGGATAGAAAAAATCAACGCCAGACACAAGCGCTTTGCACTCTCTTTGCGCCAGGCCATCCGCGCCATGGGGCTGGAGTTATTTGTCAAAGAGGATAAAAATGCCAGCTTTGCCATCACATCCATCCTCCCACCTAGTGGCATTGATGTACCCTCCATTCGCAGGGTCCTCAAAGAAGATTTTGATGTATTGGTTGCCAATGGACAAAATGCGCTGGAAAATAAAATCTTTCGCATCGGCACTTTGGGATATGTTTGCGAGCGTGACCTCATTAGCGCAGTTGCAGCACTTGAGGCTACACTCTATAAGCTAGGCCATTCCTTTGCTCTAGGCAGTGGTGTCAAAACCCTCATCCAAAACCTTAAAAATACTTAA
- the pyrF gene encoding orotidine-5'-phosphate decarboxylase yields the protein MQLCLALDLESRQKNLKLLEELKDFPHLWVKVGLRSFIRDGVAFLESIKKINEKFRIFLDLKLYDIPNTMADAAEECAKLGVDMITIHASSGTIAMQNLMQRLNLLDKRPLVLGVTALTSFDARSFREVYARDLETCAIALGKMAHESKLDGVVCSVFESKLIKQNTSDSFLTLTPGIRPFCEESNDQQRVGSIKDAHQQGSNFIVIGRPIYKAQNPQEVVNNIYKEIEECKS from the coding sequence ATGCAACTCTGCCTAGCACTAGATCTAGAATCTAGGCAAAAAAACCTCAAACTTTTAGAAGAACTCAAAGATTTCCCCCATCTCTGGGTGAAGGTGGGTCTGCGCAGCTTTATCCGCGATGGAGTGGCTTTTTTGGAATCTATTAAAAAAATCAATGAGAAATTCCGTATTTTTCTTGATCTCAAGCTCTATGACATCCCCAACACCATGGCAGATGCGGCAGAGGAATGCGCAAAGCTCGGAGTGGACATGATCACCATTCATGCAAGCAGTGGCACAATAGCGATGCAAAATCTCATGCAGCGACTCAATCTCTTAGACAAACGCCCTCTAGTCCTTGGAGTGACCGCGCTTACAAGCTTTGATGCAAGGAGTTTTAGGGAGGTTTATGCAAGGGATCTAGAAACCTGCGCCATTGCTCTTGGAAAAATGGCGCATGAAAGCAAGTTGGATGGCGTTGTGTGTTCGGTTTTTGAAAGCAAACTTATCAAGCAAAATACCTCAGATTCTTTCTTGACACTCACTCCTGGAATCCGTCCTTTTTGCGAAGAGAGCAATGACCAGCAACGTGTAGGAAGCATCAAAGATGCCCACCAGCAAGGATCTAACTTCATCGTGATTGGCCGCCCTATCTACAAAGCACAAAATCCCCAAGAAGTGGTGAATAACATCTATAAGGAAATTGAAGAATGCAAATCCTAA
- the kdsA gene encoding 3-deoxy-8-phosphooctulonate synthase, translated as MNQKFLLLSGCCVIESYESLARVAEELKPLANHPKIDFYFKSSFDKANRTSLDSFRGPGLEAGLEMLGQIKKEFGYKILTDIHESHQAQAIAKVADIVQIPAFLCRQTDLIVAVAKTDCIINIKKGQFMNPKDMQYSVLKAIKTRGGSVATYEESTKHRVWLTERGSSFGYGNLVVDMRSLVIMRNFAPVIFDATHSVQMPGGAGGKSTGDVSFVPYLARAATSVGIDGIFAETHFDPSSALSDGPNMIPTAKMPALIEELLKIKELVQ; from the coding sequence GTGAATCAAAAATTTCTATTATTGAGCGGATGCTGTGTGATTGAAAGTTATGAGAGTTTGGCACGCGTGGCAGAAGAGTTAAAGCCCTTAGCAAACCATCCAAAAATTGATTTTTATTTCAAATCTAGCTTTGATAAAGCCAATCGCACCAGTTTGGATAGTTTTCGGGGTCCAGGGCTAGAGGCAGGATTGGAAATGCTGGGTCAAATTAAAAAAGAATTTGGCTATAAAATTCTCACAGATATCCATGAGAGTCATCAAGCACAAGCCATTGCAAAGGTCGCTGATATCGTGCAGATTCCTGCATTTCTTTGTCGACAGACTGACCTCATCGTCGCAGTGGCCAAGACAGATTGCATCATCAATATCAAAAAGGGGCAATTTATGAATCCTAAGGATATGCAATATTCTGTGCTCAAAGCCATCAAGACGCGAGGGGGAAGTGTGGCGACCTATGAGGAAAGCACAAAGCATCGTGTGTGGCTGACAGAGAGGGGGAGCAGCTTTGGTTATGGAAATCTCGTTGTGGACATGCGCTCTTTGGTAATCATGCGTAATTTTGCTCCAGTGATTTTTGATGCAACCCATAGCGTGCAGATGCCAGGAGGTGCTGGGGGCAAAAGCACGGGGGATGTGAGCTTTGTGCCCTATCTTGCGCGCGCAGCAACAAGCGTGGGAATTGATGGGATTTTTGCAGAGACGCATTTTGATCCTAGCAGTGCACTAAGTGATGGGCCCAATATGATCCCCACCGCAAAAATGCCAGCTTTAATAGAAGAATTATTAAAAATCAAGGAGCTTGTCCAATGA
- the murD gene encoding UDP-N-acetylmuramoyl-L-alanine--D-glutamate ligase: MKKIAIFGYGITTKPLVDLLNSKGKTCAIFDDLNSSKHSDEKNNLFYPVSAFDAKEYELCITSPGIPPTHFLIQNATNLISEYDYFLDFLQGSGVWISGTNGKTTTTEMTSFLLREYHARAGGNIGYPLANLALEKRKKPEIWILETSSFMLHYTKFAYPHIYALLPLHEDHISWHGGFAHYVDDKLSPLMRMGDGDFALIPKELQHHPLCQNSRARIYFYEDSKSLLQAFGIKNEGSKFKGPFLLDAVMALCIARLLGKEKDMSDLWGYEIGPHRMQEFWDREGNLWVDDSKGTNVDATLAALLCYKDQKIHLILGGEDKGANQESIFAFIKEHGLEIVLYLIGANVKKLQGLARDFGVEFFVCETLAVAVAKVKRSLQKNEVALLSPAAASLDQFRSYKERGELFQRLAREG; this comes from the coding sequence ATGAAAAAGATTGCAATTTTTGGCTATGGCATCACGACAAAACCTCTGGTGGATTTGCTAAATTCCAAGGGGAAGACCTGTGCTATTTTTGATGATTTGAATTCTAGTAAGCATAGCGATGAAAAAAACAATCTCTTTTATCCTGTAAGTGCCTTTGATGCCAAAGAATATGAGCTTTGTATCACGAGTCCTGGAATCCCTCCCACACATTTTCTGATCCAAAATGCCACAAATCTCATCAGTGAATATGATTATTTTTTGGATTTTTTACAAGGAAGTGGGGTATGGATTAGTGGAACCAATGGCAAGACTACTACCACAGAAATGACAAGCTTTTTGCTAAGAGAGTATCATGCTAGGGCAGGGGGTAATATCGGCTACCCGCTTGCAAATCTAGCCCTAGAAAAAAGAAAAAAGCCAGAAATTTGGATTTTGGAGACCAGCTCCTTTATGCTGCATTACACAAAATTTGCTTATCCCCACATTTATGCCCTTCTGCCTTTGCACGAGGATCATATCTCTTGGCATGGGGGTTTTGCGCATTATGTCGATGACAAACTCAGTCCACTTATGCGTATGGGAGATGGGGATTTTGCACTCATCCCAAAAGAATTGCAGCATCACCCCCTCTGCCAAAACTCTAGGGCAAGGATTTATTTTTATGAGGATTCAAAGAGCCTTTTACAAGCCTTTGGCATCAAGAATGAGGGCAGCAAATTTAAGGGCCCTTTTTTATTGGATGCTGTGATGGCACTTTGCATCGCAAGGCTTCTTGGCAAAGAAAAGGATATGAGCGATCTTTGGGGCTATGAGATTGGCCCACATCGCATGCAGGAGTTTTGGGATAGAGAGGGAAATTTGTGGGTGGATGATAGCAAGGGAACCAATGTGGATGCCACGCTCGCAGCCCTGCTTTGCTACAAAGATCAAAAAATCCATCTTATTTTGGGAGGAGAGGACAAGGGTGCCAATCAAGAGAGCATATTTGCTTTCATCAAAGAGCATGGATTGGAAATTGTGCTTTATCTCATCGGCGCCAATGTAAAAAAACTTCAGGGGTTAGCTAGGGATTTTGGAGTGGAGTTTTTTGTTTGTGAGACTCTTGCTGTGGCAGTGGCTAAGGTTAAAAGAAGTTTGCAAAAAAATGAAGTGGCATTGCTTAGTCCTGCTGCAGCGAGTCTGGATCAATTTCGCTCCTACAAAGAGAGGGGCGAGTTATTCCAAAGACTTGCAAGGGAGGGGTGA
- a CDS encoding mechanosensitive ion channel family protein — protein MKKFFGVLIFFGVFLSCLWGNEFEDTLEKLILLNHQIALLQANGNSDGIDALEEQKTYELKKMTLELIASKEDFSQNLQGIADEQADITEKIKQDIRHNDVQDMEFQRLTYATLNLQKIIQTFVLNLQKNIGLFSQESDVTKIIQSTKKELQKQPHFSNKALAKQSAEYEKMLTTYQEVMDYFAKHPRTLLPQNAFINIGVGWVLQKIATFVPIGGSDLLVAKALLSFVTLAFLLACRKFFAYLIFSCINFFAHFSNGNNSLGDKICRDITKPITYALLFISFDVAVGILYYPNVSPQKIQMWFGVSYIFVGVWFFITLLKSYGVGIMGSILQKKDGFRKEAINMILKVSYFFICVIGILITLKYMGFNISTIMASLGIGGLAVALALKDMLANFFASIMLLFENSFSQGDWVVCNGIEGMVVEMGLRRTTIRTFDNALVLVPNSTLANAAILNWNRRKVGRRIKLSVGVTYDSSMEKIQKTIKDIHQMLLDHPNIAKDNKEDLKIDHYELAFRQNIVSMQDLLGYKDDLFVVLDTFDDSSINILVYCFSKSVVWGEFLDIKQDVMFRIMKIVEENGLSFAFPSQSLYIETLPKNAAI, from the coding sequence ATGAAAAAGTTCTTTGGTGTTTTGATTTTTTTTGGAGTTTTTCTCTCTTGTTTATGGGGCAATGAGTTTGAAGACACCTTAGAAAAATTGATTTTACTCAATCATCAAATCGCACTCCTTCAAGCCAATGGCAATTCCGATGGCATTGATGCTCTAGAGGAGCAAAAAACCTATGAATTAAAAAAAATGACACTAGAGCTCATTGCTTCCAAAGAGGATTTTTCGCAAAATTTGCAAGGGATTGCCGATGAGCAGGCAGATATCACAGAAAAAATCAAGCAAGACATTAGGCATAATGATGTGCAGGATATGGAGTTTCAAAGGCTCACTTACGCGACCTTGAACTTGCAAAAAATCATCCAAACCTTCGTCCTCAATCTGCAAAAAAACATCGGACTTTTCTCACAAGAAAGCGATGTAACCAAGATCATCCAATCCACAAAAAAAGAGCTCCAAAAGCAGCCCCATTTTTCCAACAAGGCATTGGCAAAGCAAAGTGCTGAATATGAAAAAATGCTTACTACCTATCAGGAGGTGATGGATTATTTTGCCAAGCACCCCCGCACTCTGCTACCTCAAAACGCCTTTATTAATATCGGGGTGGGTTGGGTATTGCAAAAAATTGCAACTTTTGTGCCAATTGGCGGATCTGATTTGCTTGTAGCAAAGGCTTTATTATCCTTTGTCACACTAGCTTTTTTGCTCGCATGCAGGAAATTTTTTGCCTATTTGATTTTTTCTTGCATCAATTTTTTTGCGCATTTTTCCAATGGCAATAATTCCCTGGGAGATAAGATTTGCAGAGACATCACCAAGCCCATCACCTATGCGCTTTTATTCATTAGCTTTGATGTGGCAGTGGGGATTTTGTATTATCCCAATGTATCTCCCCAAAAAATTCAAATGTGGTTTGGGGTTTCTTATATTTTTGTGGGTGTGTGGTTTTTTATCACGTTGCTCAAATCCTATGGTGTTGGGATCATGGGAAGCATCCTGCAAAAAAAAGATGGATTTCGAAAAGAAGCCATTAACATGATCTTAAAGGTCAGCTATTTTTTTATCTGCGTGATTGGCATTCTCATTACTTTGAAATACATGGGCTTTAATATTTCTACTATTATGGCGTCTTTGGGTATTGGAGGACTTGCTGTGGCATTGGCGCTCAAAGACATGCTTGCCAATTTTTTTGCCTCCATCATGCTGCTTTTTGAGAATTCTTTTTCTCAAGGAGATTGGGTGGTATGCAATGGCATTGAGGGGATGGTTGTGGAGATGGGGTTGCGCCGCACGACAATCAGGACATTTGATAATGCGCTCGTGCTTGTTCCAAATTCCACACTTGCTAATGCTGCCATCTTGAATTGGAATCGTCGAAAGGTGGGCCGCAGGATTAAGCTAAGTGTTGGGGTGACTTATGACTCCTCGATGGAAAAGATCCAAAAAACCATCAAAGACATCCATCAGATGCTTCTAGACCACCCCAATATCGCCAAAGACAATAAAGAAGATCTAAAAATTGATCATTATGAGCTTGCATTCAGGCAAAACATTGTGTCCATGCAGGATTTATTGGGCTATAAGGATGATTTATTTGTTGTGTTGGATACCTTTGATGATAGTTCGATTAATATCTTGGTGTATTGCTTTAGCAAAAGCGTGGTGTGGGGCGAGTTTTTGGATATCAAACAGGATGTGATGTTTAGGATTATGAAAATCGTTGAAGAAAATGGCTTGAGTTTTGCATTCCCTTCACAGAGTCTGTATATAGAAACATTACCCAAAAATGCTGCTATTTAA
- the ribH gene encoding 6,7-dimethyl-8-ribityllumazine synthase — protein sequence MNILEGKITLSGEEKIAIIASRFNHIITDRLIEGAKDSFLRHGGDESRLDLVLVPGAYEIPFVLDRLLSGGHYDGICTLGAIIRGSTPHFDYVSAESTKGIANTTLKYQTPVTFGVLTTENIEQAIERAGSKVGNKGFEAMSGLIELISLYREIKNKRG from the coding sequence ATGAATATCCTGGAAGGAAAGATTACCCTTAGCGGAGAGGAAAAAATCGCAATTATTGCCAGTCGTTTCAATCATATCATCACAGATCGCTTAATAGAAGGAGCAAAGGATAGTTTTTTGCGCCATGGCGGAGATGAAAGCAGGCTGGATTTAGTGCTAGTCCCTGGAGCATATGAGATCCCCTTTGTGCTAGATCGTCTGCTCTCTGGCGGTCATTATGATGGAATCTGCACGCTTGGTGCGATCATCCGAGGTTCCACTCCACATTTTGACTATGTGAGCGCAGAATCCACCAAGGGTATTGCAAACACCACGCTCAAGTATCAAACCCCTGTAACCTTTGGCGTTCTCACTACTGAAAATATTGAGCAGGCAATTGAACGCGCGGGAAGCAAGGTGGGAAATAAGGGATTTGAGGCCATGAGTGGACTCATTGAGCTTATTAGTCTTTATAGAGAGATAAAAAACAAAAGAGGATGA
- the panC gene encoding pantoate--beta-alanine ligase: MQILKTPKELQEYRKNLTSNIGLVPTMGALHAGHQSLMQKSLSQNTHTIVSIFVNPTQFGPGEDFEKYPRSFDRDCALCKELGVSAIFAPKAESIYSNRDEITLNPPKNMGYVFEGFIREGHFAGVLQIILKLFHLAQPTHAYFGQKDAQQLLILQRLVADTFLPITIIPCPTLRDTDGLALSSRNVYLSSTERNHALEIPRSLEQIQKLVKNGVSDARILLESAKKILQNVQLDYLALVNYDLQEIPEILPLRSLVLIAAKVGNTRLLDNLWF, encoded by the coding sequence ATGCAAATCCTAAAAACCCCGAAAGAATTGCAAGAATACCGCAAAAATCTAACATCTAACATCGGACTTGTACCCACTATGGGAGCACTGCATGCAGGGCATCAAAGCCTCATGCAAAAATCCCTCTCTCAAAATACGCATACCATTGTAAGCATTTTTGTCAACCCCACGCAATTTGGCCCTGGAGAAGATTTTGAGAAATATCCCCGCAGTTTTGATAGGGATTGTGCATTATGTAAAGAATTAGGCGTAAGTGCGATTTTTGCTCCCAAAGCAGAAAGCATTTATAGCAATAGGGATGAAATCACACTCAATCCACCCAAAAACATGGGCTATGTATTTGAGGGTTTTATCCGTGAGGGGCATTTTGCAGGGGTGCTACAAATCATACTCAAACTCTTCCATCTCGCACAGCCCACACATGCTTATTTTGGTCAAAAAGATGCGCAACAATTGCTGATTTTACAACGCCTAGTAGCAGACACCTTCCTCCCCATCACAATCATCCCCTGCCCCACACTACGCGATACTGATGGCCTGGCACTCAGCTCAAGAAATGTCTATCTCTCTAGTACTGAGCGCAACCATGCCCTAGAGATTCCAAGGAGTCTAGAGCAAATCCAAAAACTTGTAAAAAATGGCGTGAGCGATGCACGCATCCTGCTAGAATCTGCCAAGAAAATCTTGCAAAATGTGCAGCTAGACTATCTCGCACTAGTGAATTATGACTTGCAAGAAATCCCAGAAATCCTGCCATTACGCTCGCTTGTGCTCATTGCTGCAAAAGTTGGCAATACAAGATTGTTGGATAATCTTTGGTTTTAG
- the mraY gene encoding phospho-N-acetylmuramoyl-pentapeptide-transferase, which yields MLYFLYSELGINFFRYITARAGISFFLAFFLCIFLLPRFIAWAKKHNASQPISEYVPAHKQKGNTPTMGGIVFVFSAIIAALFSARFSNVFVALGVLVLFGFALIGARDDYVKIAAKNNAGMRPRVKMFFLLILSLFVAFYLSYITHLDSGLYLPFMKHPLLNLSQMPWLTTAFWVLVFLATTNAVNITDGLDGLATVPSICALFSLSIFVYITGNFELANYLLWPRVTYAGELFVVSMALIGALFGFLWYNCHPAQIFMGDSGSLALGGFIAYMAIVSNNEILLILIGSVFVIETFSVILQIGSYKMRNKKIFLMAPIHHHFEKKGWAENKIIVRFWIIAILSNIIALMSLKIR from the coding sequence ATGCTATATTTTTTGTACTCAGAACTTGGGATTAATTTCTTTCGCTACATCACCGCGCGCGCTGGGATTAGTTTCTTTTTGGCATTTTTCCTCTGTATTTTTTTGCTACCCCGTTTCATAGCCTGGGCAAAGAAACATAATGCTAGCCAACCCATTTCTGAATATGTACCAGCACATAAACAAAAGGGAAACACCCCTACGATGGGGGGGATTGTGTTTGTATTTAGTGCCATTATCGCAGCCCTCTTTAGCGCACGATTTAGCAATGTTTTTGTAGCACTTGGAGTTTTGGTGCTCTTTGGCTTTGCTTTGATTGGGGCTCGCGATGATTATGTCAAGATCGCTGCCAAAAATAATGCGGGCATGCGACCTAGAGTCAAGATGTTTTTCTTGCTGATTCTTTCTTTGTTTGTGGCATTTTATCTAAGCTATATCACGCATTTGGATTCGGGTTTGTATCTGCCCTTCATGAAGCACCCTCTACTAAATCTAAGTCAGATGCCCTGGTTGACCACTGCATTTTGGGTGCTTGTGTTTTTGGCCACCACCAACGCGGTGAATATCACTGATGGATTGGATGGACTTGCCACCGTGCCAAGCATTTGTGCTCTTTTCTCTCTTTCCATCTTTGTCTATATCACAGGAAATTTTGAACTGGCAAATTATCTTTTGTGGCCTAGGGTCACATATGCAGGTGAGCTCTTTGTCGTTTCCATGGCTTTGATTGGGGCGCTTTTTGGCTTTTTGTGGTATAACTGCCATCCCGCGCAAATTTTTATGGGTGATAGCGGGAGTTTGGCACTTGGAGGGTTTATCGCGTATATGGCCATCGTTTCTAATAATGAAATCTTGCTTATTTTGATTGGATCGGTGTTTGTGATTGAGACTTTTTCGGTGATTTTGCAAATTGGTAGTTATAAAATGCGGAATAAAAAAATCTTTTTGATGGCACCCATTCATCATCATTTTGAAAAGAAGGGCTGGGCAGAAAATAAGATTATCGTACGCTTTTGGATTATTGCCATTTTGAGTAACATTATCGCATTGATGAGCTTGAAGATTCGATGA
- the nusB gene encoding transcription antitermination factor NusB, producing MATRSQAREAVIGFLYAYDIGNLEIRKMAVDILEEKKIRNKQQSFALDLFDGILKNLDLLDEQITRHLKDWEFKKLGGMERAILRLGAYEILCCQIDKPIVINEAIELAKSYGEEMAPKLINGVLDSLKK from the coding sequence ATGGCGACAAGATCACAGGCAAGAGAGGCGGTTATTGGGTTCTTGTATGCCTATGACATCGGCAATCTTGAAATCAGAAAGATGGCAGTGGATATCTTAGAAGAGAAAAAAATCCGCAATAAACAACAAAGCTTTGCTCTGGATCTTTTTGATGGGATATTAAAAAATCTCGATTTATTAGATGAGCAAATCACTAGGCATCTCAAAGATTGGGAGTTTAAAAAGCTTGGTGGCATGGAGAGGGCGATTTTGCGACTAGGGGCTTATGAGATTTTGTGCTGTCAGATTGATAAGCCAATTGTGATTAATGAGGCCATAGAGCTGGCTAAAAGCTATGGCGAAGAGATGGCTCCCAAACTCATTAATGGAGTCCTAGATTCCTTAAAAAAATGA
- a CDS encoding Opr family porin: MRKKLALLCVCVGFLWSYDSIDEALKNGVTKGDLIFYTDWQKLGSGRAMIFPLSQLATYGYLGNTGYILGNIRLGYTSGFYKNIRASISFAAAQPFYNLHKNLHLPTGNLDSNKDFFSTSQASIGESFLEYFDGDTSIKGGRIAIKNEWINTLTDGIWIRNKTINKLLLEAFWARTYGRIDYHQMTNFYAVNPKNGFGIANLGVKYEPLEDLLTIKAYSYFAPNIFTAFGLRATSSFATEKFSLGGEIGGTYSIEHGKNAPNAYEIDGHVYGGYKEIVQLTLGYIHTAKKAGWGSLESLGDRVAPFFVWGGKAVRTQKDANVFYGAIKVKVQRFNFSLIYGTTSFVHNAGHFRQNELDFTTEIRITNNIFMLINLLNTHLGSGAIPTVTEVNGGVRFRF, encoded by the coding sequence GTGAGGAAAAAGCTAGCGCTGCTTTGTGTCTGTGTGGGGTTTTTATGGAGCTATGATAGCATCGATGAGGCACTCAAAAATGGCGTAACAAAAGGGGATTTGATTTTTTATACAGATTGGCAGAAATTAGGCTCTGGGAGAGCTATGATCTTCCCCCTCTCCCAGCTTGCCACTTATGGGTATTTGGGCAATACGGGATATATACTGGGCAATATCAGGCTAGGCTATACCTCAGGATTTTATAAAAATATCCGCGCCTCAATTAGCTTTGCTGCAGCCCAGCCATTTTACAATCTCCACAAAAATCTCCACCTCCCCACTGGAAATCTGGATTCTAATAAGGATTTTTTCAGCACCTCTCAAGCCTCTATTGGCGAGAGCTTCTTGGAATATTTTGACGGAGATACAAGCATCAAGGGCGGGCGCATCGCCATCAAAAATGAATGGATCAACACACTCACAGATGGCATCTGGATCCGCAACAAAACCATCAATAAATTGCTTTTGGAGGCCTTTTGGGCGCGTACCTATGGGCGAATTGATTACCACCAAATGACCAATTTCTATGCAGTCAACCCAAAAAATGGCTTTGGCATTGCCAATCTAGGTGTGAAATACGAACCCCTTGAAGATTTGCTAACAATTAAGGCCTATAGCTACTTTGCTCCAAATATTTTCACCGCCTTTGGACTGCGCGCCACCAGCTCCTTTGCCACAGAAAAATTTTCCCTCGGTGGGGAGATTGGGGGCACTTATAGCATCGAACATGGTAAAAATGCTCCCAATGCCTATGAGATTGATGGGCATGTGTATGGAGGCTACAAGGAGATTGTACAGCTCACACTAGGATACATCCACACGGCAAAAAAAGCAGGCTGGGGGAGTCTAGAGAGCCTAGGAGATAGGGTTGCGCCCTTCTTTGTCTGGGGAGGGAAGGCAGTGCGAACCCAAAAAGATGCCAATGTTTTTTATGGTGCCATCAAGGTAAAAGTGCAGCGCTTCAACTTTTCCCTCATCTATGGGACGACTTCTTTTGTCCACAATGCAGGACATTTCCGCCAAAACGAACTGGATTTCACCACAGAAATCCGAATCACAAACAACATCTTCATGCTCATCAATCTGCTAAACACACACCTGGGATCTGGCGCCATCCCGACAGTCACTGAGGTCAACGGAGGAGTCCGCTTTAGGTTTTGA